In one Bradyrhizobium sp. 4 genomic region, the following are encoded:
- a CDS encoding MarR family transcriptional regulator yields MPLAREAVELLVQAARAWYFEGDQHGLRDREWMALRFLGRANRFSRTPSALAGFIGATRATASQIVKTLESKSFLVRKPSHEDKRSVVLHVTAQGEKCLSQHDPINHVLNAVTALGPDECVRLRDSLRDILNHLDAAHQRLDASVCRDCMFLAERGPGTGKGRATAEFMCRLYRAPVSLEETELLCTSFERTRDRPKIEEHLDRARMANQG; encoded by the coding sequence ATGCCATTGGCAAGAGAAGCCGTGGAGCTGCTGGTTCAGGCAGCGAGGGCTTGGTATTTCGAAGGCGATCAGCATGGGTTGCGCGATCGGGAATGGATGGCGCTGCGCTTTCTCGGCCGCGCCAACAGGTTTTCGCGCACGCCGTCCGCGCTCGCCGGCTTCATCGGCGCAACCAGGGCAACTGCATCGCAGATCGTGAAGACGCTGGAGAGCAAGAGCTTCCTGGTGCGAAAACCGTCGCACGAAGACAAGCGTTCTGTCGTGCTGCACGTCACCGCACAGGGCGAGAAGTGCCTGAGCCAGCACGATCCGATCAATCACGTGCTGAACGCGGTCACGGCGCTCGGACCCGACGAGTGCGTCAGGCTGCGCGATTCGCTGCGCGACATCCTCAATCACCTCGACGCAGCACATCAGCGGCTCGATGCCAGCGTCTGCCGGGACTGCATGTTTCTTGCCGAACGCGGGCCGGGTACCGGCAAGGGACGCGCAACGGCGGAATTCATGTGCCGTTTGTATCGCGCCCCGGTCTCGCTCGAGGAGACCGAACTGCTCTGCACCAGTTTCGAGCGCACCCGCGACCGCCCCAAGATCGAGGAGCATCTCGACCGCGCGCGCATGGCGAACCAGGGGTGA
- the fliI gene encoding flagellar protein export ATPase FliI, with the protein MNALRQLEWALLELQQSTPLASVSGAISEIASTHFRVSGLSRFVRLGELIGVNSGGKPQIGEVVRIDSEGIIAKPFDRQFAGGLGSVAYRMPPLSFAPDPSWKGRVINALGAPLDGQGPLTPGSRPVSAEAEAPSAMKRARVHKPLRTGVRVIDLFAPICAGQRVGIFAGSGVGKSTLLAMLARSQGFDTVVLALVGERGREVREFIEDVLGADRHRAVTIVSTGDESPMMRRLAPKTAMAVAEYFRDRGESVLLMVDSITRFAHAAREVALAAGEPAVARGYAPTVFTDLPRLLERAGPGDEGSGTITGIFSVLVDGDDHNEPIADTIRSTLDGHIVLSRHIADQARYPAVDVLGSVSRLAHNVWDPEERELVSKLRAMIAKYEDTRDLRLMGGYQAGRDSGLDQAVDMVPRIYGAMRQDASAPPSADPFRELRDMLKGD; encoded by the coding sequence TTGAACGCTCTTCGGCAACTTGAGTGGGCGCTGCTGGAGCTTCAGCAGAGCACTCCCCTGGCAAGCGTCAGCGGCGCGATCTCCGAGATCGCGTCGACGCATTTCCGTGTCTCCGGCCTGTCGCGCTTCGTCAGGCTCGGCGAACTGATCGGCGTCAACTCCGGCGGCAAGCCCCAGATCGGCGAGGTGGTGCGGATCGACAGCGAGGGCATCATCGCCAAGCCGTTCGACCGGCAGTTCGCCGGCGGCCTCGGCTCGGTCGCCTACCGGATGCCTCCTTTGTCCTTCGCACCCGATCCGAGCTGGAAGGGCCGCGTCATCAACGCGCTCGGGGCGCCGCTGGACGGACAGGGCCCTCTCACCCCCGGGTCGCGTCCGGTCTCGGCCGAGGCGGAGGCGCCTTCGGCCATGAAGCGCGCGCGGGTCCACAAGCCGCTGCGCACCGGCGTACGCGTCATCGATTTGTTCGCCCCGATCTGCGCCGGCCAGCGCGTCGGCATCTTTGCCGGCTCCGGTGTCGGTAAATCGACGCTGCTTGCGATGCTCGCCCGCAGCCAGGGTTTTGACACCGTCGTGCTGGCCCTGGTGGGCGAGCGCGGCCGCGAGGTGCGCGAGTTCATCGAGGACGTGCTGGGCGCCGACCGTCACCGCGCCGTCACGATCGTGTCGACGGGCGACGAGAGCCCGATGATGCGGCGACTGGCGCCGAAGACGGCCATGGCGGTCGCCGAATATTTCCGAGACCGGGGCGAATCGGTCCTGCTCATGGTCGATTCGATCACCCGGTTCGCCCACGCCGCCCGTGAAGTCGCGCTCGCCGCAGGTGAGCCCGCAGTCGCGCGCGGCTACGCACCCACCGTCTTCACCGATCTGCCGCGCCTTCTGGAGCGCGCCGGACCCGGCGACGAGGGGTCCGGGACGATCACCGGGATTTTCTCCGTGCTGGTGGACGGCGACGATCACAACGAGCCGATCGCCGATACCATCCGCAGCACACTTGATGGGCACATCGTGCTCTCCAGGCACATCGCCGACCAGGCACGTTACCCGGCGGTGGACGTTCTGGGTTCGGTCTCCCGTCTCGCCCATAACGTCTGGGACCCCGAAGAGCGCGAATTGGTGAGCAAGCTGCGCGCCATGATCGCCAAATACGAGGACACGCGCGACCTTCGCCTGATGGGCGGATACCAGGCGGGACGTGATTCGGGGCTCGACCAGGCGGTCGACATGGTCCCGAGAATCTATGGCGCGATGCGGCAGGACGCTTCGGCTCCGCCAAGCGCCGATCCGTTCCGCGAGCTGCGGGACATGCTCAAGGGCGACTAG